The Saccopteryx leptura isolate mSacLep1 chromosome 2, mSacLep1_pri_phased_curated, whole genome shotgun sequence genome has a window encoding:
- the GSG1L2 gene encoding germ cell-specific gene 1-like protein 2, with the protein MDRARQQRALVLLPICLALALALTALGSSHWCEGTQRVSKPLCQDHAGGPHCIHVSRGSGDGRKDNESQAVQYIWETGDDKFIDRRFHAGLWQSCEESLSSAGEKCKSFQSIIPAEEQGVLWLSIGAEVLNILLMLTSAILLGSRVSDRSSGSHWFKVDASVAILMVLAGLLGMVAHMMYTTIFQITVNLGPEDWRPQTWDYGWSYCLAWSSFALCMAVSVTAMSRYTAARLEFSEKQRGQTGSRHSQHIAPEPEASDNVWETEVAASLAGHTLVSFSEHLPPGAPIKVSMC; encoded by the exons ATGGACAGGGCCCGGCAGCAGCGGGCACTGGTGCTCCTGCCCATCTGTctcgccctggccctggccctgaccgcCCTGGGCAGCAGCCACTGGTGCGAGGGGACCCAGCGGGTGTCAAAGCCACTGTGCCAGGACCACGCGGGAGGGCCGCACTGCATTCATGTCAGCAGGGGCAGCGGTGACGGCCGGAAGGACAACGAGAGCCAGGCCGTCCAGTACATCTGGGAGACCGGGGACGACAAGTTTATCGACCGCAGGTTCCACGCGGGGCTCTGGCAGTCTTGCGAGGAGAGTCTCAGCAGCGCAG GCGAAAAGTGTAAGAGTTTCCAGAGTATAATCCCAGCTGAAGAACAAG GTGTGCTGTGGCTGTCCATCGGGGCGGAGGTCCTGAACATCCTTCTGATGCTGACAAGTGCCATTCTTCTGGGCTCCAGGGTGAGCGATCGCAGCTCCGGATCCCACTGGTTCAAGGTGGACGCCTCCGTGGCCATCCTCATGGTGCTGGCAG GGCTCCTGGGCATGGTGGCCCACATGATGTACACAACCATCTTCCAAATCACCGTGAACCTCGGGCCGGAGGACTGGAGGCCTCAGACCTGGGACTACGGCTGGTCGTACTG CCTCGCCTGGAGCTCCTTTGCCCTCTGCATGGCTGTGTCCGTCACGGCCATGAGCAGATACACAGCCGCCCGCCTGGAATTCTCAGAGAagcagaggggacagacaggcagtcGGCATTCTCAACACATTGCCCCGGAACCTGAGGCTTCAGACAATGTCTGGGAAACAGAAGTCGCTGCCAGCCTTGCGGGGCATACCCTCGTGAGTTTCTCTGAGCACCTGCCACCAGGTGCCCCCATCAAGGTGTCCATGTGCTAG